A window of Candidatus Sulfotelmatobacter sp. genomic DNA:
TCGCGCAGCTCCAATACCGCAACGGCCTCATTTCGCTGACCGACGTGCTCTCGGCCCAACAGACGGCATTGACCAACGCCAACGACCTCATCGCCTCGCGCGTTTCGTATCTCGAATCGCTGATCGCCCTGCGGGTGTCGATCGGCGTCGCCGATCCCGTCGCGCTCGTCCAAGCCGGAGCCCTCCCGTGAGCACCCACCTCTCCACGTCCGCGCGCGTCTCGCACCGCCGCCGCAATCTGGTCATCGTGGTGGGCGCGCTCGTGCTCCTGATCGCGATCGCCGTCCTGGCGCGGCCGCGGCACGGCGGCCGGACGGTCGAGACCGTCACCCTCGCGCCGAGCAGCTTCGAGGTCAAGCTGCCGGAGACGGGCGTCGTGCAACGCCCGCGCACCGACGTCCTGGCCGCGCTCGTCGCCGGCAACCTCGAACGCATCGCCGTCAAGCCCGGTCAGCACGTCGCGGCGGGGACGTTGCTCGCCTCGATCGCGAACCCGCAACTCGTCAACGCCGAGCAGGACGCGCACGACGCCTACCTCTCGGCGCTGGGTCACGCCCGCAGCACCTCGTCGACCAGCGCGGCGTTGCCGGCACAGAACCGTTCGGCCGTCGTGCAGGCGGAGGCCAACCTCGAGCAGGCGCGCTTCAACCTCAGCCAAGCCGTGCAGGACGCGCGCTCGGGCACCCAGTCGGGGCTGGGATACGGCGGCCAGTCGGCGGCGGCGCAGCGCGCGCAAGCCGACGCGCAGGTCGAGAACGCCCTCACCGATCTGCGCGAGCAGCAGCGGCTGGCCGACGCCGACCGCGATCTCTACGCGCAGAAGGCGCTCTCGAAGGACGCGCTCGACCAGCAGTCGGCGAAGGCGGCCGAAGCGCAGGTCACTTACAACCAGCAAAAGAGCTTGCGCGACGAGACCTACGCGCAGCTCGCGCGCCAGACGCCGGTGCTCTCCGATCGCGTCCGCGCGGCGCGTGACGCCGTTACGCAAGCGCAAGCGGCGCTCAGCGCCGCCCAGGCCGATGCCGCGGAAGACAAGAGCGGCGACGTTCAGGCCGCCGACGCCGACGCGGCGCAGCGGCTCGCCGACTGGCGCTATGCCGCCGACCAGGTCGCTCGGCTGCGCATCGTCGCGCCGTTCGCCGGCACCGTGCAGAGCGTCGCGACCGAAAGCAACGACACGCTGCGGCCGCTGCAGACCGGCGATCCGGTGACCGTCGGACAGGCGATCGTCACCCTGGCCGGCGACGAGGGTTTCATCGTCCGCGCCCGCGTCGACGAGCAGGACATCGCCGGCGTTCGGCTCGGCCAACTGGCGTTGATCTCGGGTGAAGACCTGGGCACGACGACGCTGCCGGGCCACGTGGCGACGATCGGCGCCGTCGCGCAGAAGAGCGACGATCCCGCGAACACCGCGCGCCAGATCGTCACCACCATCGCACTCGACCGCACCACGCCGTACTTGCGCGACGGCATGAGCGTCGACGTCGACATCGTCACCGATCGTCGCGCGCACGCGCTCGTAGTCCCGAACAGCGCTCTGCGCCACGACGCCGGCGGGGCGACCTACGTGCTCGTCGTACGCGGCGGTACGGCGCAACGGCGTTCGGTGCGCGTCGGCCCGACCAACGACGTCGCAACCGTTCTGCTGGCCGGCGTGCGCGCCGGCGACGTGGTCGTCACCAGTCCCGACACGACCATCGTCGCCGGGCTCGCCGTCGTCCCGACCAGTGCGCCCAAGGCGTCCCCCTCGCCCAAACCGTGACCCGCGTCCTCGCCTACCTGCAAGAAGCCTTCGCCGCGATCTGGCGCAACCGGACACGCTCGATCCTCACGCTGCTCGGGATGATCATCGGGACGTCCTCGATCATCACGGTGCTCGGCATCAGCCACGCGGCCTCGGGCGGGATCGGCTCGACGCTGAACTCGTTCGGCGACCAGGGCATCTCGATCGCGCCGGATCCCGGCCAAGACGATCCGCGCGCCGCGGCGATCCAGTACCGCGACGTGCGCGCCGTCGCGGACGCGACACCGGGCTTGATCGACGAGGTCGAGCCGAACTACGTGCGCAACCTGACGCTGCGCTCGAACGGTGTCACGGTGACGACCTTCGTCGGCGAAGGGAGCGGCTTCTACCGCGACCACGTGCTGCTCGCCGAGGGCCGGCGGTTGACGCGCGACGACGTGCTGAGCGGAGCGCACGTGTGCCTGCTCACCCAACCGCTGGCGCGCCAGTTCTACGGTGACGCCTCGGCCCTCGGCCAGGTCGTCTCGCTCGGCGGCACGCGCTGCACCGTGATCGGCGTCTACGCCGAGCTCAAGGGGGGCCTGTTCAACTCGATCGGCGGCAATCAGTTCCTCGAGCTCCCGTACACCGTCTTCCACGAGATCGCGCCCGGCCCGACCGACGGTCTGGTCGCGTACACCGCTCCCGGCGTCACCGTCGGGCAGCTCTCGGACGCGGTGAACCCCGTGCTGCGCTCGCTGCACGGGCCGCACGCCGAGTACACGTATACGGACACGACCGCGCAGATCAGCGCCTTCGGCGCGGTCATCAACGTCATCGCCGTCGCGCTGACGGGGATCGGCGGGGTCGCGCTGCTCGTCGCCGGGATCGGGATCATGAACATCATGCTCGTCTCGGTGACCGAACGCACCCGTGAGATCGGGCTGCGCAAAGCGATCGGCGCGACGTTCACCGACATCGCGTTGCAATTTCTGCTCGAAGCGGTGCTGCTCTCGCTCCTGGGCGGCGGGATCGGGACGCTGATCGGCTTCGCGGTGACGCTGGCCGCCTATTCGTCGGTCACCGCGCTCGTCGGCCCGGCGCCGATTCCGTACCTGCTGATCATCTCGATCGCCGTCGGCTTCTCCGTCTCCGTCGGCTGCATCTTCGGGAGCTGGCCGGCGATCCGCGCCGCGCGGCTCGATCCGATCGTGGCGCTGCGCTCGTGACGCTCGGCATCGGCGCGTACGTGCGCGAAGCGCTCGCGGTCCTGGCCGCGAACCGCGTCCGCACGCTCTTGACGGCGCTGGGGTTGGTGATCGGGGTGACGGCGGTCATCGCGATCCAAGTGCTCGGCGCGGGGATGGCCAGCGCCGTCGGCGGGATCCTGGGCGGGATGAGCGAGCACTCGTTCTTCGTCATCGCGAACGTGCAGCAGTCCGACTTCACCCGCGCTGCGATTCGGCTGAGCGATCTCCAACGACTGCACACGGCGGTGCCGAACGTCGTCGACGCGATTCCGGCTCCCGGCGGCACGCGCGTGCGTGTCGCGTACGGACACGTCACACCGCGGCTGACCTTCGGCCCGATCGCCGACGAGCGCTTCGCCAGCTCGACGCCGGTGCGCTACGGGCGCAAGATCGACGCCGACGACGTCGCCGCGGCGCGCCACGTCTGCGTGCTTTCCGACGAGGCGTACACCAAGCTCGGCATCGACGGCGATCCGACCGGAACCTCGCTACGGATCGGTGACTACCGCTACGCGATCGTCGGCGTGCTCGGCAAGTCGACGCGCGGCGTCTTGCCGGCGATCGCCGACGCGCAGGTCGCCATCCCGTACACGACCTACGAGCGGGAGTACGCGCGCGGTCGGCCGATCGTCGTCTTCTCGGTCTTGCTCGACGACCCGAGTCAGGTCGAGAAGACGGAAGGCGCGGTCATGGATTGGCTGCACGCCCTCAAAGGCGGCCGCGTGCGTTACCAAACGTTCGACCGCAAGACGTTCGGGAAGGCGATCGACAACATCTTCACCCTCGTGACGGTCGTCATCGCGTTGATCGGCGCCGTCTCGCTGCTCGTCGCCGGGATCGGCGTGCTCAACATCATGCTGGTCAGCGTCGCCGAGCGCACGCGCGAGATCGGCCTGCGCAAGGCGATCGGCGCCACGCGGTTCCAGGTGCTGCTGCAATTCTTCATCGAGTCGTTGGCGCTCTCGAGCTTCGGCTGCCTGGTGGGGCTGCTGCTCGGCCTCGGGATCGGCGCGCTCGTCGACGGACTGGCGATCGTGAAGCTCTCCGGGGTCGTGCCGCCGATCCCGTGGCTGCTGTGTCTGGCCATCACGGCCGGCTTCGCCGTGCTCGTCACGCTGGCGTTCGGAACCTATCCGGCCTGGCGGGCGGCGAACTTGGACCCGATCGAGGCGCTGCGCTATGAGTGAAGCGCACGACGCACGGCCGGTGATCGCCGTCGAGCAGGTCACCAAGATCTACCGGCTCGGGACGGTGGAGGTGCCGGCGCTGCGCGGCGTCTCGTTCACGATCGCACCGGGCGAGTACGTCGCGATCATGGGGCCGTCGGGCTCGGGCAAGTCGACGCTGATGAACCTGCTGGGGTGTCTCGACCGTCCGACGACGGGGCGCTATCTGCTCGACGGGGTCGACGTCTCGGCGCTGAGCGACGACGAGCTCGCGCACATCCGCCTGCGCAAGCTCGGCTTCATCTTCCAGGGCTTCAACCTGCTGGCGCGCACCAACGCGCTGCGCAACGTCGCGCTGCCGCTGTTCTACGCCGGTTTGGGCACGCGCGAGCGCAACGCGCGGGCCGCGGCACAGTTGACGGCGGTCGGCCTGGGCGATCGCATGGGACACGCGCCCGCCGAGCTCTCCGGCGGGCAGCAGCAACGGGTCGCGATCGCCCGCGCGCTGGTCAACGACCCAGCCGTCCTACTGGCCGACGAGCCGACCGGTAACCTGGACTCGCAGACGAGCGAGGAGATCATGGCCCTGTTCGGGGACTTGAACGCGGCCGGCCGGACGATCATCATGGTGACCCATGACGAAGACGTCGCTCGCCACGCCAAGCGGATCATCCGGGTCCGGGACGGCCGGATAGTCGGCGACGAAGCGGCTGGAACCGATCCAAAATGAGAATTCGGGGAAAATGGCCGCTTGCAACGCTACCGTGGAGCGGATTCGTTAGTAGTGGCGTCCGTCACCCCACCTAGCAGTTAGGAGTCCAAAGCAACCGTGAAGTCTCGTAGCGTTTTCGGGACGGCCGTTGTCGGGCTGATCGGCGCGATCATCGGGAGCTTCTCGATGATGCTCTTCGCGAGCACCCATTTCGCAGGAGTCGCCGGGCCCGGAAACACGCCTCCGTCCGTCAGCGCGGCGCCGCTCCCCGCGGCCGCCGGCACGACCGACCAAGACCGCATCATCAACGCCGTCCGCCGGGTCGAACCCTCGGTGGTCGCCCTCGAAGTCGTCGTCAACGGAACGCAGGTCGTCCCGCTCGACCCCTTCGCCCAGCTCTTCGGCCAGCAAGGCCCGACTCAAGAGCGCCACGTCCGCGAGCGCGCATCGGGCTCGGGCTTCGTCTATTCGAAGGACGGCCTGATCCTGACCAACGCGCACGTGGTCCCCAAGGGCACCAGCTCGATCACCGTCGTGTTCCGTAACGGCGACAAGGTCAAGGGCCACCTCTACTCGTCAAACCCCGCGGCCGACCTTGCGCTGGTGAAGGTCGACAACTACGCCAAGCTGCCGCCTCCCGTCGCTTTCGCCAACAGCGCGCGCGTCGCGGCCGGTCAGTGGGCGATCGCCATCGGCGAGCCGCTCGAGCTCCAGGACTCGGTGACGGTGGGCGTCGTCTCGGGCTTCAACCGCGACGAGCCGATTCAAGGCGAGGACGGCACGCTGCACCTCTTCAAGGGGCTGCTGCAGACCTCGGCACCGATCAACCCTGGCAACTCCGGTGGCCCGCTGGTCGACTACGACGGCCGCGTCATCGGCGTCAACCAGTCGACCGCCAGCCCGGGCTCGGCACAAGGAATCGGTTTCGCGATTCCGGCGGACACCGTCTCGCAGACGGCCGTCGCGCTTCTCAAGAACCCCGGTAAGACGATCGACGCGAACGGCACGGGGACCGGCAAGGGCTTCCTCGGCGTCGGGGACGTCACCATCACCGGCAACGTGCGCACCCAGCTCGGCGGCTACGCCGACCAGGGTGGTGTGGCGGTCGCCCAGGTGGTCAGCGGCTCGCCGGCCGACAGCGCCGGAATCGAGCCGGGCGACGTGATCCAAGCGATCAACGGCAAGGCCGTCAACACGCCGCAGGACCTGGCCGGCACCATCGGCGCGATGAAGCCGGGGACCAAGGTCACCCTGCGCGTCTGGTCGCAGGGCGTCAAGAAGAACGTGGAGGTTACCCTGGCCGAGCAACCGGTCACCCAGTACCTTCAGAACCAGCAGCAACAGCAGAGCCCCTAGTCGTACCCCGTGAGGGACGGGAAGGGCGTCGGCGGAGCCGGCGCCCTTCTGCTTTTTCTCGCCGGCCGGTCCGCAACCAAAGTGCCAGCAAAACTGTCACAGGGAGGGAGTGGAACACCGTTGCCTCGACGGCGTATCATAGGCGATGCGCTCAGGCGAGGCCGCGGCGCTCACATCCCTTGAGCG
This region includes:
- a CDS encoding HlyD family efflux transporter periplasmic adaptor subunit, which gives rise to MSTHLSTSARVSHRRRNLVIVVGALVLLIAIAVLARPRHGGRTVETVTLAPSSFEVKLPETGVVQRPRTDVLAALVAGNLERIAVKPGQHVAAGTLLASIANPQLVNAEQDAHDAYLSALGHARSTSSTSAALPAQNRSAVVQAEANLEQARFNLSQAVQDARSGTQSGLGYGGQSAAAQRAQADAQVENALTDLREQQRLADADRDLYAQKALSKDALDQQSAKAAEAQVTYNQQKSLRDETYAQLARQTPVLSDRVRAARDAVTQAQAALSAAQADAAEDKSGDVQAADADAAQRLADWRYAADQVARLRIVAPFAGTVQSVATESNDTLRPLQTGDPVTVGQAIVTLAGDEGFIVRARVDEQDIAGVRLGQLALISGEDLGTTTLPGHVATIGAVAQKSDDPANTARQIVTTIALDRTTPYLRDGMSVDVDIVTDRRAHALVVPNSALRHDAGGATYVLVVRGGTAQRRSVRVGPTNDVATVLLAGVRAGDVVVTSPDTTIVAGLAVVPTSAPKASPSPKP
- a CDS encoding ABC transporter permease, which gives rise to MTRVLAYLQEAFAAIWRNRTRSILTLLGMIIGTSSIITVLGISHAASGGIGSTLNSFGDQGISIAPDPGQDDPRAAAIQYRDVRAVADATPGLIDEVEPNYVRNLTLRSNGVTVTTFVGEGSGFYRDHVLLAEGRRLTRDDVLSGAHVCLLTQPLARQFYGDASALGQVVSLGGTRCTVIGVYAELKGGLFNSIGGNQFLELPYTVFHEIAPGPTDGLVAYTAPGVTVGQLSDAVNPVLRSLHGPHAEYTYTDTTAQISAFGAVINVIAVALTGIGGVALLVAGIGIMNIMLVSVTERTREIGLRKAIGATFTDIALQFLLEAVLLSLLGGGIGTLIGFAVTLAAYSSVTALVGPAPIPYLLIISIAVGFSVSVGCIFGSWPAIRAARLDPIVALRS
- a CDS encoding ABC transporter permease; this translates as MTLGIGAYVREALAVLAANRVRTLLTALGLVIGVTAVIAIQVLGAGMASAVGGILGGMSEHSFFVIANVQQSDFTRAAIRLSDLQRLHTAVPNVVDAIPAPGGTRVRVAYGHVTPRLTFGPIADERFASSTPVRYGRKIDADDVAAARHVCVLSDEAYTKLGIDGDPTGTSLRIGDYRYAIVGVLGKSTRGVLPAIADAQVAIPYTTYEREYARGRPIVVFSVLLDDPSQVEKTEGAVMDWLHALKGGRVRYQTFDRKTFGKAIDNIFTLVTVVIALIGAVSLLVAGIGVLNIMLVSVAERTREIGLRKAIGATRFQVLLQFFIESLALSSFGCLVGLLLGLGIGALVDGLAIVKLSGVVPPIPWLLCLAITAGFAVLVTLAFGTYPAWRAANLDPIEALRYE
- a CDS encoding ABC transporter ATP-binding protein; amino-acid sequence: MSEAHDARPVIAVEQVTKIYRLGTVEVPALRGVSFTIAPGEYVAIMGPSGSGKSTLMNLLGCLDRPTTGRYLLDGVDVSALSDDELAHIRLRKLGFIFQGFNLLARTNALRNVALPLFYAGLGTRERNARAAAQLTAVGLGDRMGHAPAELSGGQQQRVAIARALVNDPAVLLADEPTGNLDSQTSEEIMALFGDLNAAGRTIIMVTHDEDVARHAKRIIRVRDGRIVGDEAAGTDPK
- a CDS encoding trypsin-like peptidase domain-containing protein yields the protein MKSRSVFGTAVVGLIGAIIGSFSMMLFASTHFAGVAGPGNTPPSVSAAPLPAAAGTTDQDRIINAVRRVEPSVVALEVVVNGTQVVPLDPFAQLFGQQGPTQERHVRERASGSGFVYSKDGLILTNAHVVPKGTSSITVVFRNGDKVKGHLYSSNPAADLALVKVDNYAKLPPPVAFANSARVAAGQWAIAIGEPLELQDSVTVGVVSGFNRDEPIQGEDGTLHLFKGLLQTSAPINPGNSGGPLVDYDGRVIGVNQSTASPGSAQGIGFAIPADTVSQTAVALLKNPGKTIDANGTGTGKGFLGVGDVTITGNVRTQLGGYADQGGVAVAQVVSGSPADSAGIEPGDVIQAINGKAVNTPQDLAGTIGAMKPGTKVTLRVWSQGVKKNVEVTLAEQPVTQYLQNQQQQQSP